A single region of the Erythrobacter sp. genome encodes:
- a CDS encoding polysaccharide deacetylase family protein, with amino-acid sequence MQEERIDWPGGAKMALSVVVNVEEGSEMTIARGDRGMEPVDELGVFVKSKMRNYSNESNYLYGIKAGAPRIVKLLKRYDIMASWTVAALSLENHPEIAEAIVELGHEPVSHGWRWVHQFKMDEEAERDFIRKAVTSIEKTCGVRPHGWLSRYLLTDNTRRLLSEEGFTYHMDDYSGDVPFWDRETVPGKPMCIVPYQLDNNDMKMWTDPALTPHQWLDYAKANFDQVYREGEEGNPKMMSLGLHLRIIGRPGRIWALEEFFRHVRAHEGVWVTTRKAIADHFMETHPA; translated from the coding sequence ATGCAGGAAGAACGGATCGACTGGCCCGGCGGCGCGAAGATGGCGCTTTCGGTCGTCGTCAATGTCGAGGAAGGCAGCGAGATGACCATCGCCCGCGGCGACCGCGGGATGGAGCCGGTCGACGAACTGGGCGTCTTCGTGAAGTCGAAGATGCGCAATTATTCCAATGAATCCAATTATCTCTACGGGATCAAGGCGGGCGCGCCGCGGATCGTCAAGCTGCTCAAGCGCTACGACATCATGGCGAGCTGGACGGTCGCCGCGCTCTCCCTCGAAAACCACCCCGAGATCGCGGAGGCGATTGTCGAGCTCGGCCACGAACCCGTCAGCCACGGCTGGCGCTGGGTCCACCAGTTCAAGATGGACGAGGAGGCCGAGCGCGATTTCATCCGCAAGGCCGTGACCAGCATCGAAAAGACCTGCGGCGTGCGCCCCCATGGCTGGCTGTCGCGCTACCTCCTCACCGACAACACGCGGCGGCTGCTGAGCGAGGAGGGTTTCACCTACCACATGGACGATTACAGCGGCGACGTGCCCTTCTGGGACCGCGAGACCGTCCCCGGAAAACCAATGTGCATCGTCCCCTACCAGCTCGATAACAACGACATGAAGATGTGGACCGACCCCGCGCTCACCCCGCACCAGTGGCTCGATTATGCCAAGGCCAATTTCGACCAGGTCTACCGCGAGGGCGAGGAGGGCAATCCCAAGATGATGAGCCTCGGCCTGCACCTTCGCATCATCGGGCGACCCGGACGGATCTGGGCGCTGGAGGAATTCTTCCGCCATGTCCGCGCACACGAAGGCGTGTGGGTGACGACCCGCAAAGCCATCGCGGACCACTTCATGGAAACTCACCCGGCATGA
- a CDS encoding SDR family NAD(P)-dependent oxidoreductase, with protein sequence MARFAGKTIVVTGSGKQKGLGQGILRAFADEGANCVVSDVAIDAEAEEVAEELRSRGAKVLAVACDVSEVGQCRALVAAAVAEFGGVDVFVNNAGIGFKMKPLLEVDTAEEWDKVIAVNLSGAFYGTQAAARAMVERGKGGRIINIASQAAKSGFPHLPAYVSSKHGMVGLTRASAVELGAHGITVNAVCPNHVTTGLGAKQNEYFSRLLGFETVEDYLANMSAKNPMGRPGLPSDTAAACLWLASEDAFYVTGEALNVSGGEEMH encoded by the coding sequence ATGGCGCGTTTCGCTGGCAAAACCATCGTCGTCACCGGTTCGGGCAAGCAGAAGGGGCTGGGACAGGGCATCCTGCGGGCCTTCGCCGACGAGGGCGCGAACTGCGTCGTGTCGGATGTAGCGATCGACGCGGAAGCCGAAGAGGTCGCCGAGGAACTGCGCTCTCGCGGGGCGAAGGTGCTTGCGGTCGCCTGCGACGTTTCCGAAGTCGGGCAATGCCGCGCGCTGGTGGCCGCCGCTGTGGCCGAATTCGGCGGGGTGGATGTCTTCGTCAACAATGCCGGGATCGGCTTCAAGATGAAGCCGCTGCTCGAGGTCGACACGGCGGAGGAATGGGACAAGGTCATCGCCGTCAACCTGTCGGGCGCGTTCTACGGCACGCAGGCCGCCGCACGCGCGATGGTCGAGCGCGGAAAGGGCGGGCGGATCATCAACATCGCCTCGCAGGCCGCGAAATCGGGCTTCCCGCACCTGCCCGCCTATGTCTCGTCCAAGCACGGAATGGTGGGCCTGACGCGCGCCTCCGCGGTCGAACTCGGCGCGCACGGGATCACGGTCAACGCCGTTTGTCCCAACCATGTCACCACCGGGCTGGGGGCGAAGCAGAACGAATATTTCTCCAGGCTGCTCGGCTTCGAGACGGTCGAGGACTACCTCGCCAACATGAGCGCGAAGAACCCGATGGGCCGGCCGGGCCTGCCCTCGGACACCGCGGCGGCGTGCCTGTGGCTCGCGAGCGAGGACGCTTTCTACGTCACGGGCGAGGCGCTCAACGTCTCGGGCGGGGAGGAGATGCACTGA
- a CDS encoding CoA transferase has translation MGKLSGIKVVDLTQFLPGPMMTVMMADHGAEVIKVEPAAGDPARDQAPFDTYGGEEHSVWFANLNRGKKSVVLDLKSEDGKATLRDLIAGADVFVEGFRPGVMKRLGFDYEAVKAINPAIVYCSISAFGQEGALAHHPAHDMAVQALAGFLSVNDGPDGTPVVPGAPSADLAAGLTALSGVLMALIGRERSGEGAYLDCAMFDSLLPWCAHTAGSAIAGGESPKSASQRSLGGAGFYQVYKTADDRHVVLGGREIKFAKNLLTALGREDLLPLAEAPAGEQGELIAFLRETFAAKTRAEWVEWFADKDVAFSPVLDFREAFDEPHVAERGLIVEATGGGRHIAPPIRFAGEDWKPAPVPAKGGQPG, from the coding sequence ATGGGAAAGCTTTCAGGGATAAAGGTCGTCGATCTCACGCAGTTCCTGCCGGGACCGATGATGACGGTGATGATGGCCGATCACGGGGCCGAGGTGATCAAGGTCGAACCCGCTGCGGGGGATCCGGCGCGCGATCAGGCCCCCTTCGACACCTATGGCGGCGAGGAGCACTCGGTCTGGTTTGCCAATCTCAATCGCGGCAAGAAGAGCGTCGTGCTCGACCTCAAGAGCGAGGACGGCAAGGCGACGCTGCGCGACCTGATCGCCGGGGCCGATGTCTTCGTCGAGGGCTTCCGCCCCGGCGTGATGAAGCGGCTCGGCTTCGACTACGAGGCGGTAAAGGCGATCAATCCGGCCATCGTCTATTGCTCTATCTCCGCCTTCGGGCAGGAAGGCGCGCTCGCCCACCATCCCGCGCACGACATGGCGGTGCAGGCGCTCGCCGGCTTCCTCAGCGTCAATGACGGGCCGGACGGCACGCCCGTGGTGCCCGGCGCGCCGAGCGCCGACCTCGCCGCCGGGCTGACGGCGCTTTCGGGCGTGCTCATGGCGCTCATCGGGCGCGAGCGGTCCGGCGAGGGTGCCTATCTCGATTGCGCGATGTTCGACAGCCTGCTGCCGTGGTGCGCGCATACGGCGGGCAGCGCGATCGCGGGAGGCGAGAGCCCGAAATCCGCTTCGCAGCGCAGCCTCGGCGGGGCGGGCTTCTACCAAGTCTACAAGACCGCCGATGATCGCCACGTCGTCCTCGGCGGGCGCGAGATCAAGTTCGCGAAGAACCTGCTCACCGCCCTCGGGCGCGAGGATCTCCTGCCGCTCGCCGAAGCCCCGGCGGGCGAGCAGGGCGAGCTGATCGCCTTCCTGCGCGAAACCTTTGCCGCAAAGACCCGCGCCGAATGGGTCGAATGGTTCGCGGACAAGGACGTCGCCTTCTCCCCCGTGCTCGATTTCCGCGAAGCCTTCGACGAGCCTCACGTGGCCGAGCGCGGCCTTATCGTCGAGGCGACAGGCGGGGGGCGCCACATCGCGCCGCCGATCCGGTTCGCCGGGGAGGACTGGAAGCCCGCGCCCGTCCCGGCGAAAGGCGGGCAGCCGGGATGA
- a CDS encoding MmgE/PrpD family protein — protein sequence MSEPLLALLAASLARPPAKSERERARFHLLDWLACVAGARQEEAGALGASISSRGWERATYLGNVLEMDDVHRTSLLHPGPVVWPAALSLSAADMDTRLDAAVRGYEAMIAIGAAFDAHHYAHWHPTATMGVFGACAAFGSLLGFAPVEYANALGNAGSVAGGLWHMRHDDVLTKQWHIFHAVSTGRNAALHVHYGATGPQRLLEGPQGLFAAMTKEPGELARNGDGWLIDTVSFKPFAACRHAHPAIDAAMELRRAGKLEPPFSVETFRDALTFCDRPDPTTELEAKFSLQHAVAVVADGREAEPEDFTKEAIAALAGLRAQVTVAEGAEFTARYPAHFGARVNGCELVDTLGDPERPVSEERIVAKMHSLARWGGLPKAEAERAVRLALEGDDAAEIDTMLEEWIR from the coding sequence ATGAGCGAGCCGCTGCTGGCCTTGCTTGCCGCGAGCTTAGCGCGGCCTCCCGCTAAAAGCGAGCGAGAGCGCGCTCGGTTCCACCTGCTGGACTGGCTCGCCTGCGTCGCGGGGGCGCGCCAGGAGGAGGCGGGGGCGCTGGGCGCGTCGATTTCCTCGCGCGGGTGGGAGCGGGCGACCTATCTCGGCAATGTGCTCGAGATGGATGACGTGCACCGCACGAGCCTGCTCCATCCCGGCCCGGTCGTGTGGCCCGCCGCGCTGAGCCTTTCGGCCGCCGACATGGACACCCGGCTCGATGCGGCGGTGCGCGGCTACGAGGCGATGATCGCGATTGGCGCGGCCTTCGATGCGCACCACTACGCGCATTGGCATCCCACGGCGACGATGGGCGTGTTCGGAGCCTGCGCCGCCTTCGGTTCGCTGCTCGGTTTCGCGCCGGTCGAATACGCCAATGCGCTGGGCAATGCGGGATCGGTCGCGGGCGGCCTGTGGCATATGCGGCACGACGACGTCCTGACGAAGCAGTGGCACATCTTTCACGCGGTCAGCACGGGGCGCAACGCGGCGCTGCACGTTCATTACGGGGCGACGGGGCCGCAGCGCCTGCTCGAGGGGCCGCAGGGGCTCTTCGCCGCGATGACGAAGGAGCCGGGCGAGTTGGCCCGCAACGGTGACGGCTGGCTGATCGACACGGTCAGCTTCAAGCCCTTCGCCGCCTGCCGCCACGCGCACCCGGCGATCGACGCGGCGATGGAATTGCGCCGCGCGGGCAAATTGGAGCCGCCCTTCTCCGTCGAAACCTTCCGCGACGCTCTGACCTTCTGCGACCGGCCCGATCCGACGACCGAGCTTGAGGCGAAATTCTCGCTCCAGCACGCCGTGGCCGTGGTCGCGGATGGGCGCGAGGCGGAGCCGGAGGATTTCACCAAGGAAGCCATTGCCGCGCTTGCGGGCCTGCGCGCGCAGGTGACGGTCGCGGAAGGGGCCGAGTTCACCGCCCGTTACCCGGCGCATTTCGGGGCGCGCGTGAACGGGTGCGAACTGGTCGATACGCTGGGAGACCCGGAGCGCCCGGTGAGCGAGGAGCGGATCGTCGCCAAGATGCACAGCCTCGCGCGCTGGGGTGGGTTGCCGAAAGCCGAGGCGGAGCGCGCGGTGCGGCTCGCGCTCGAAGGCGACGACGCGGCGGAAATCGACACCATGCTCGAGGAGTGGATACGGTGA
- a CDS encoding REDY-like protein HapK: MRIICLFNLKPGVDVAEYEEWAKTRDLPTVNGLGSVTSFTVHKSVGVFGDENAKPHFEYIEIIDVTGMDAFVADISTEDFQAAAAPFQGFADAPQFILTEDL; this comes from the coding sequence ATGCGCATCATCTGCCTGTTCAACCTGAAGCCCGGCGTCGACGTCGCCGAATACGAGGAATGGGCGAAGACCCGCGACCTGCCGACCGTGAACGGCCTCGGCTCGGTCACCAGCTTCACCGTGCACAAGTCGGTGGGCGTGTTCGGGGATGAGAATGCGAAGCCGCATTTCGAATACATCGAGATCATCGACGTGACCGGGATGGACGCATTCGTCGCCGACATTTCGACCGAGGACTTCCAGGCCGCCGCCGCGCCTTTCCAGGGTTTTGCCGACGCGCCGCAATTCATCCTGACCGAGGACCTGTAA
- a CDS encoding CoA transferase, which yields MHCPPDRLPLKGFRVISAEQYGAGPYGTMFLAQMGAEVIKIEPPGKPGPDGKRRGGGDTARAVGPHYLRPGESTYFQSFNLNKRSLTLDMRTDEGQAILRQLAAESHVVANNMRGDLPARLGLDYAALKDVNPAIVCAHLSAYGRDNERAKWPGYDYLMQAEAGYCAVTGEPGGEPQRMGLSMVDFMTGTIFCIGLLGALVDAQRSGIGRDVDTDLLAAAVHQTSYPALWYMNHGDETQRTPRSAHPTATPSQMFKAADGWMFVMCQLPKFWDILVTRMGREDLKDDPRFADNADRLANRETLTAILDEEFAKQPMAHWQELLAGHVPVAPVYTLGDALDNPWLRKVGMREEIPHPDKADLQILASPLKFDGQRPPNRAAPLLGADNDSILADLGYDPDAIADLRARGVV from the coding sequence GTGCACTGTCCCCCGGATCGCCTGCCCCTCAAGGGCTTTCGCGTCATCAGCGCCGAGCAATACGGCGCCGGACCATACGGCACGATGTTCCTCGCCCAGATGGGAGCCGAGGTCATCAAGATCGAACCGCCCGGCAAGCCCGGCCCCGACGGCAAGCGGCGCGGCGGCGGCGACACGGCGCGCGCCGTGGGCCCGCATTACCTGAGGCCCGGTGAAAGCACCTATTTCCAGAGCTTCAACCTCAACAAGCGTTCGCTCACGCTCGACATGAGGACGGACGAGGGCCAGGCGATCCTGCGGCAGCTCGCCGCCGAAAGCCACGTCGTCGCCAACAATATGCGCGGAGACCTGCCCGCGCGGCTGGGGCTCGACTATGCCGCATTGAAGGACGTGAACCCGGCGATCGTCTGTGCGCACCTGTCTGCCTACGGCCGCGACAACGAGCGCGCGAAATGGCCGGGCTATGATTACCTGATGCAGGCGGAGGCGGGATACTGCGCCGTCACCGGCGAACCGGGCGGCGAGCCGCAGCGCATGGGCCTGTCGATGGTCGATTTCATGACCGGCACGATCTTCTGCATCGGGCTGCTCGGCGCGCTGGTCGATGCGCAGCGCAGTGGCATCGGGCGCGATGTCGACACCGACCTGCTCGCAGCCGCTGTCCACCAGACGAGCTATCCCGCGCTGTGGTACATGAACCATGGCGACGAAACCCAGCGCACGCCGCGCAGCGCCCATCCCACGGCGACGCCCAGCCAGATGTTCAAGGCCGCCGATGGCTGGATGTTCGTGATGTGCCAGCTGCCCAAGTTCTGGGACATCCTCGTCACCCGCATGGGGCGCGAAGATCTCAAGGACGACCCGCGCTTCGCCGACAATGCCGACCGGCTGGCGAACCGCGAGACGCTGACTGCCATCCTCGACGAGGAATTCGCGAAACAGCCGATGGCGCACTGGCAGGAACTGCTCGCGGGCCACGTGCCGGTCGCGCCGGTCTATACGCTGGGCGACGCGCTCGACAATCCGTGGCTGCGCAAGGTGGGTATGCGCGAGGAAATCCCGCACCCCGACAAGGCCGACCTCCAGATCCTTGCAAGCCCGCTCAAGTTCGACGGCCAGCGCCCGCCCAATCGCGCCGCACCGCTGCTGGGCGCGGACAATGATTCCATCCTCGCCGATCTCGGCTATGACCCCGACGCGATTGCGGACCTGCGCGCCCGCGGCGTGGTCTGA
- a CDS encoding MmgE/PrpD family protein: MSATADLLDFARAAHVLPESVRADAERLLADTLAVGAAGAMAPGAEAIREAAEAMGAGGDARLIGSPGRLPAPAAAFVNGYRVHCLEWDAVHEPAVVHALSTVVAALGAAIDRGGGCAADEALAALAVGVDVASGLGLAATSGLSFFRPATAGVIGAALAVARIDGVPMDDTLGLAYSSAAGTMQPHVEGLATLPFQIANAARAAVTASDLAKAGFPGPKDPLEGEFGYFRLFDEGDLATYTRDLGRVWRISEVSVKPFPSGRASHAALGKLQELALDPGAVERIELACPPLIRRLVARPYSPDMTPAYARLCLQWLGALMLADGVIDPRRFTPEHMADERLGALARRIALVPDGNEDPNALFPQRLTVTLTDGRSETHAIAHTLGSPGNPLTGAQAKAKADLARDLAPADADPRIFDDPLGYFTGQA; encoded by the coding sequence GTGAGCGCTACGGCTGACCTCCTCGATTTCGCGCGCGCGGCCCATGTGCTGCCCGAAAGCGTCCGCGCCGATGCCGAGCGCCTGCTGGCCGACACGCTTGCCGTCGGCGCGGCGGGGGCGATGGCTCCCGGGGCAGAGGCGATCCGCGAGGCGGCCGAGGCGATGGGAGCGGGCGGCGATGCGCGCCTGATCGGCTCGCCCGGCCGCCTGCCCGCACCCGCCGCGGCCTTCGTCAACGGATACCGCGTGCACTGCCTCGAATGGGACGCGGTGCACGAACCCGCCGTCGTCCATGCGCTGTCCACCGTGGTTGCAGCGCTCGGAGCGGCGATCGACCGGGGCGGGGGATGCGCGGCGGACGAGGCGCTCGCCGCGCTCGCCGTCGGGGTGGATGTCGCCTCCGGCCTCGGCCTTGCCGCGACAAGCGGCCTCAGCTTCTTCCGCCCCGCCACGGCGGGGGTGATCGGTGCGGCGCTGGCCGTCGCGCGGATCGACGGCGTGCCGATGGACGACACTCTCGGCCTTGCCTATTCGAGCGCGGCAGGCACGATGCAGCCCCATGTCGAGGGGCTGGCGACGCTCCCCTTCCAGATCGCCAATGCCGCGCGCGCGGCGGTCACGGCGAGCGACCTTGCGAAAGCCGGCTTTCCCGGCCCGAAGGACCCGCTGGAGGGCGAATTCGGCTATTTCCGCCTGTTCGACGAGGGCGACCTTGCGACCTACACGCGCGACCTCGGCAGGGTCTGGCGCATATCCGAAGTCAGCGTGAAGCCCTTCCCGTCGGGCCGGGCAAGCCACGCCGCGCTCGGCAAGCTGCAGGAACTGGCGCTGGATCCCGGCGCGGTCGAGCGGATCGAACTCGCCTGCCCGCCGCTCATCCGCCGCCTCGTCGCGCGGCCCTATTCCCCCGATATGACGCCCGCCTATGCGCGGCTCTGCCTGCAATGGCTGGGCGCGCTGATGCTGGCGGACGGGGTGATCGACCCGCGCCGCTTCACGCCGGAGCACATGGCGGACGAGCGGCTCGGCGCTCTTGCGCGCCGCATCGCGCTGGTTCCGGACGGTAATGAGGATCCGAACGCGCTCTTCCCGCAGCGCCTCACCGTGACCCTCACCGATGGTCGCAGCGAAACCCACGCCATCGCGCATACGCTCGGCAGCCCGGGCAATCCGCTCACCGGGGCGCAGGCTAAGGCGAAGGCCGACCTCGCCCGCGACCTCGCGCCCGCCGACGCCGACCCGCGCATTTTCGATGATCCCCTTGGCTATTTCACGGGACAAGCATGA
- a CDS encoding phenylacetate--CoA ligase family protein, whose protein sequence is MTYPTFFEALDHEQLLRDYPIGDAFTARYTSMSRDELFAIQDAQFRRLMERGWQVPFYRRLWGEKGIEPGDIRGLEDITKLPVYDKSDLMASIAEYPPYGDFHGMGDPATRPPTIFHTTSGTTGKPQVLMFGPKGREVGNLLVGRMYRWMGLEPTDVVHSVYGHGMINGGHYIREAVTHFTNSVFLSAGTGIETRSVNQVRLMADFGVTTIVGFVDYIRKLAETAEAEGLFDKINIRMIIGHLGTEDRASTEAAWHGAKAYDWYGVGDTGTIAGEGPERDGMYVWEDAQYLELLDVDTGEPVAQGGTGDMVVTCLYKDDIAPCIRFNTHDVTHELDGRGEIVFKRIAGFKGRSDNMVKLRGINVFPHAIGAIIENRADLTGEYVCHLRRDASQKDTMTVTLESRGGSDRGELAETLRRGLGVEVDVVLVEPGGTAKATEIDTRQKPLRLIDERGL, encoded by the coding sequence ATGACCTATCCGACCTTCTTCGAAGCGCTCGACCACGAGCAGCTCCTCAGGGACTATCCCATCGGCGACGCCTTCACCGCGCGCTACACCTCCATGAGCCGCGACGAGCTTTTCGCCATTCAGGACGCGCAGTTCCGGCGCCTGATGGAGCGCGGCTGGCAGGTGCCGTTCTACCGCCGCCTGTGGGGCGAGAAGGGCATCGAGCCGGGCGACATCCGGGGCCTTGAGGACATCACCAAGCTGCCGGTCTACGACAAGAGCGACCTCATGGCCTCGATCGCCGAATACCCGCCCTATGGCGATTTTCACGGCATGGGCGATCCCGCGACGCGTCCGCCGACGATCTTCCACACCACTTCCGGCACGACCGGCAAGCCGCAGGTGCTGATGTTCGGCCCGAAGGGCCGCGAGGTCGGCAACCTGCTGGTCGGCCGGATGTATCGCTGGATGGGGCTGGAGCCGACCGACGTGGTCCATTCGGTCTACGGCCACGGGATGATCAACGGCGGGCACTATATCCGCGAAGCGGTGACTCATTTCACCAACAGCGTGTTCCTGTCCGCGGGGACCGGCATCGAGACCCGCAGCGTCAACCAGGTCCGCCTGATGGCCGATTTCGGCGTCACCACCATCGTCGGCTTCGTCGATTACATCAGGAAGCTCGCCGAGACCGCCGAGGCCGAGGGGCTGTTCGACAAGATCAATATACGCATGATCATCGGCCATCTCGGGACCGAGGACCGCGCCTCGACCGAGGCCGCGTGGCATGGCGCGAAGGCTTATGACTGGTACGGCGTCGGCGACACCGGCACCATCGCGGGCGAGGGGCCGGAGCGCGACGGGATGTATGTCTGGGAGGACGCGCAATATCTCGAACTGCTCGACGTCGACACGGGCGAGCCCGTCGCGCAGGGCGGGACCGGGGACATGGTCGTGACCTGCCTCTACAAGGACGACATCGCGCCCTGCATCCGCTTCAACACGCATGACGTGACGCATGAACTCGATGGGCGCGGCGAGATCGTGTTCAAGCGCATCGCGGGCTTCAAGGGCCGCAGCGACAACATGGTGAAGCTGCGCGGCATCAACGTCTTCCCCCACGCCATCGGCGCGATCATCGAGAACCGCGCCGACCTGACGGGCGAATATGTCTGTCACCTGAGGCGCGACGCGAGCCAGAAGGACACGATGACCGTGACGCTCGAAAGCCGCGGCGGGAGCGATAGGGGCGAACTCGCCGAGACGCTGCGGCGCGGGTTGGGGGTCGAGGTCGACGTGGTGCTGGTCGAACCCGGCGGCACTGCGAAGGCGACCGAGATCGACACCCGCCAGAAGCCGCTGCGCCTGATCGACGAGCGGGGACTCTAG
- a CDS encoding GntR family transcriptional regulator: protein MATTARDKKGQRTPRYLQLAGELREAILAGEFAGGKQFPTETALCARYDVSRFTVREALRRLEAEGLIQRRRGSGTTVQPAAARGGALHQPLSNVGELLQYARGSEVTYEEVECGALPPEVAEQIGEPVTGEWMCFRGTRRQAEDSLPIAVTDAYFHEYLGEAPRELDLAAGTLFSQIERIAGVRIGKVTQDIQAIPADAATAEALAIDEASPVLRILRCYYDPDGRLFEISVSHHPGDRFAYAMHIDVEG, encoded by the coding sequence TTGGCGACCACTGCCAGGGACAAGAAGGGCCAGCGAACGCCGCGCTACCTGCAGCTTGCTGGCGAACTGCGCGAGGCGATCCTCGCGGGCGAATTTGCGGGCGGCAAGCAGTTCCCGACCGAAACGGCGCTCTGTGCCCGCTACGACGTCAGCCGTTTCACCGTGCGCGAGGCTCTGCGCCGGCTCGAGGCCGAGGGGCTGATCCAGCGTCGCCGCGGTTCGGGCACGACGGTCCAACCGGCGGCCGCGCGCGGCGGGGCGCTGCACCAGCCGCTTTCCAACGTGGGCGAGCTGCTGCAATATGCGCGCGGCAGCGAAGTGACCTATGAAGAGGTCGAATGCGGCGCGCTTCCCCCCGAAGTGGCGGAACAGATCGGCGAACCGGTGACGGGCGAATGGATGTGCTTTCGCGGCACGCGGCGGCAGGCGGAGGATTCGCTCCCCATCGCCGTCACCGACGCCTATTTCCACGAATATCTCGGAGAAGCCCCGCGCGAGCTCGACCTTGCGGCGGGCACGCTGTTCAGCCAGATCGAACGGATCGCGGGTGTGCGCATCGGCAAGGTCACGCAGGACATCCAGGCGATCCCCGCCGACGCCGCCACGGCCGAGGCGCTCGCAATCGACGAGGCGAGCCCGGTCCTGCGCATCCTGCGCTGCTATTACGACCCCGACGGTCGCCTGTTCGAAATCTCGGTGAGCCACCACCCCGGCGACCGCTTCGCCTACGCGATGCATATCGACGTCGAGGGGTAG
- a CDS encoding amidase, with product MLDRYNAFLFRDETATGGERPLAGMTVGVKANIAVKGMPFHAGIGSWKDRIANEDAAVVKALREAGAAITGILNMEEGALGAKTDNPHFGPVQNPHRHGYSPGGSSGGSGAAVAAGLCDVALGTDTMGSVRIPAAHCGVYGFKPATARVSQDGLEPADLSLDAIGPLARDLHTLERVARMMSDFGEAPIEGHGATLAEHGVEIHREVLRVFAKLVHDMDAEPEVESLSHPCSRIRFAGFIGVSKAMAAHLAGVAVSDHLAKLLTYGPKRSADDREQDRAILDTTRDEVRAAVERHGFLILPTVPNPPFPHAEREPAEQADFTCLANIAGLPALSIPAGWTGDGLPIGVQIVGPEGAEAGLFALARTLDEQLGAYRPPKQGA from the coding sequence ATGCTCGACCGCTACAACGCCTTCCTTTTCCGCGACGAGACCGCGACCGGCGGCGAGCGCCCGCTCGCCGGGATGACGGTCGGCGTGAAGGCGAACATCGCGGTCAAGGGGATGCCCTTCCATGCCGGGATCGGTTCGTGGAAGGACCGCATCGCGAACGAGGATGCGGCGGTCGTGAAGGCCCTGCGCGAAGCTGGCGCGGCGATCACCGGCATTCTCAACATGGAGGAAGGCGCGCTCGGCGCGAAGACCGACAATCCGCATTTCGGCCCCGTGCAAAACCCGCATCGCCACGGGTATTCTCCCGGCGGCTCTTCCGGAGGGAGCGGCGCGGCTGTGGCGGCGGGGCTGTGCGACGTGGCGCTCGGCACAGACACGATGGGCTCGGTCCGCATCCCGGCGGCGCATTGCGGGGTCTATGGCTTCAAGCCCGCCACGGCCCGCGTGAGCCAGGACGGGCTCGAACCCGCCGACCTGTCGCTCGACGCGATCGGACCGCTGGCGCGCGATCTCCACACGCTCGAACGCGTCGCACGGATGATGAGCGATTTCGGCGAAGCGCCCATCGAAGGCCACGGCGCGACGCTTGCCGAGCATGGCGTCGAGATCCACCGCGAGGTGCTGCGCGTCTTCGCCAAGCTCGTGCACGACATGGACGCCGAGCCCGAGGTCGAGAGCCTCTCCCATCCCTGCAGCCGCATCCGCTTCGCCGGCTTCATCGGCGTGTCGAAGGCCATGGCCGCGCATCTTGCAGGGGTCGCGGTGTCGGACCACCTCGCCAAGCTGCTGACCTACGGCCCGAAGCGCAGCGCGGACGACAGGGAGCAGGACCGCGCTATCCTGGATACGACACGCGACGAGGTGCGGGCTGCGGTCGAGCGCCACGGCTTTCTCATCCTGCCCACGGTCCCCAACCCGCCTTTCCCCCACGCCGAGCGCGAGCCCGCCGAGCAGGCCGATTTCACCTGCCTCGCCAATATCGCGGGATTGCCCGCGCTGAGCATCCCCGCCGGATGGACCGGGGACGGCCTGCCCATCGGCGTCCAGATCGTCGGGCCGGAGGGAGCCGAAGCGGGCCTCTTCGCGCTCGCCCGCACACTCGACGAACAACTGGGCGCATACCGCCCGCCCAAGCAAGGAGCCTGA